Proteins encoded in a region of the Flavobacteriaceae bacterium HL-DH10 genome:
- a CDS encoding cytochrome c oxidase subunit 3, which yields MSTTVVNTGTEGKTWGGGNEPLKASYGKMMMWFFIVSDALTFSGFLAAYGFSRFKFIDAWPIADEVFTHVPFLHGQELPMIYVAFMTFVLIMSSVTMVLAVDAGHHLNKGKVTLYMFLTIIGGLIFVGSQAWEWGTFIKGDFGAVQTKGGNILQFVDTDGHRVALRDFVVADAHADRDQHESKNGLWFVGEGTLPTYTVDEVIHGLESHENVLVRTQIINEAGEKTVLSRDESLKQLKANGTAVVEGANLHVNEYGSPLFADFFFFITGFHGFHVFSGVVINIIIFFNVVLGTYERRKSYEMVEKVGLYWHFVDLVWVFVFTFFYLV from the coding sequence ATGAGTACTACAGTTGTGAATACTGGAACAGAAGGCAAAACTTGGGGAGGCGGTAACGAACCGTTAAAAGCAAGTTATGGTAAAATGATGATGTGGTTTTTCATTGTTTCTGATGCTTTAACATTTTCTGGCTTTTTAGCGGCCTACGGATTTTCAAGATTTAAGTTTATTGATGCATGGCCAATTGCCGATGAAGTGTTTACTCACGTGCCATTTTTACATGGACAAGAGTTACCAATGATTTATGTGGCATTTATGACATTTGTGCTTATTATGTCGTCTGTAACTATGGTATTAGCTGTAGATGCTGGACATCATTTAAATAAAGGCAAAGTAACGCTTTACATGTTTTTAACTATTATAGGTGGTTTAATATTTGTTGGGTCTCAAGCTTGGGAATGGGGAACGTTTATAAAAGGAGATTTTGGAGCTGTACAAACTAAAGGAGGAAATATTCTTCAATTTGTTGATACAGACGGACATCGTGTGGCACTTAGAGATTTTGTAGTTGCTGATGCACATGCAGATAGAGATCAACATGAAAGTAAAAATGGTTTGTGGTTTGTTGGAGAAGGAACATTACCAACTTATACTGTTGATGAAGTTATTCATGGTTTAGAGTCTCATGAAAATGTATTGGTTAGAACTCAAATTATAAATGAAGCAGGAGAGAAAACAGTACTTTCAAGAGACGAATCATTAAAACAATTAAAAGCTAATGGTACAGCTGTTGTAGAAGGTGCTAATTTGCATGTAAACGAATACGGTTCGCCTTTGTTTGCAGACTTCTTTTTCTTTATTACAGGTTTTCACGGTTTCCACGTATTTTCAGGTGTTGTAATTAATATCATTATTTTCTTTAATGTGGTATTAGGAACTTACGAAAGACGTAAAAGCTACGAAATGGTAGAAAAAGTTGGTTTATACTGGCACTTTGTAGATTTAGTATGGGTATTTGTATTCACGTTCTTCTACTTAGTTTAA
- a CDS encoding ABC transporter ATP-binding protein codes for MLEINQLHKSYPIGDSSLHVLKGIDLSVEEGEMVAIMGSSGSGKSTLLNIIGMLDEADEGDYILDGLPIKNLTEKKAAVYRNKFLGFIFQSFNLINYKNALENVALPLYYQGMKRKERQELALFHLEKVGLADWAKHLPKELSGGQNQRVAIARALAANPKLLLADEPTGALDTKTSHEIMAFIQQLNDEGKTILMVTHEEDIANMCKRIVRLRDGVIMEDKKVDQVRAEQYV; via the coding sequence ATGTTAGAAATCAATCAATTGCACAAGTCCTATCCTATAGGAGACTCAAGTTTACATGTTTTAAAAGGAATTGACCTTTCTGTTGAGGAAGGTGAAATGGTAGCAATCATGGGGTCTTCAGGCTCTGGTAAGTCAACGTTGCTTAATATAATAGGCATGTTAGATGAAGCAGATGAGGGCGATTATATTTTAGATGGACTACCCATTAAAAATCTTACAGAAAAAAAAGCAGCTGTTTATAGAAATAAATTTTTAGGTTTTATTTTTCAATCCTTCAACTTAATTAATTACAAAAATGCTTTAGAAAATGTAGCATTACCTCTATATTATCAAGGTATGAAACGTAAAGAGCGTCAAGAATTAGCTTTGTTTCATTTAGAAAAGGTAGGACTTGCAGATTGGGCAAAACATTTACCTAAAGAACTTTCTGGGGGTCAAAACCAGCGTGTTGCTATAGCAAGAGCGTTGGCTGCAAACCCGAAATTATTATTAGCCGATGAGCCAACGGGAGCTTTAGACACCAAAACGTCTCATGAAATTATGGCATTCATTCAACAATTAAATGATGAAGGGAAAACCATTTTAATGGTAACTCATGAAGAAGATATTGCAAATATGTGTAAACGTATTGTTCGTCTTCGAGATGGTGTTATTATGGAAGACAAAAAAGTAGACCAAGTTAGAGCAGAGCAATATGTTTGA
- a CDS encoding efflux RND transporter periplasmic adaptor subunit has translation MNKTVKIILVIVAIILLAFVLKYFKDANSKAIEDFKVDEPFYTSINTKAVATGKLNPEEEIELKPQISGIVDKILVEEGDVVKKGDLIAKIRVVPNEQSLVSAKSRIASSRLSFDNTKVLYERNKTLFEKGVISQQDFENSELSFNQAKESLGQAQNDYQIIKQGSISGGSSANTNIVAQISGTILEIPVREGDQVIQSNNFNAGTTIATIADMSLMIFEGKVDEAEVGKLEEGKDIKVILGAINDKEFPAKLIFVAPKGIEENGAVQFTIKANVTIDASTNVRAGYSANAEIDIESKDSVFAIKEALLQYNRITEKPFVEVQKEEGKYEKVNVELGLSDGINVEITEGIKEGDKIKVWNKASKDNEDEEEK, from the coding sequence ATGAACAAAACAGTAAAAATTATTTTAGTAATAGTAGCCATCATACTATTAGCATTTGTACTTAAGTATTTTAAAGATGCAAATTCGAAAGCTATTGAAGATTTTAAAGTAGATGAACCTTTTTATACCTCTATAAATACTAAAGCGGTAGCAACAGGGAAATTAAACCCAGAAGAGGAGATTGAATTAAAACCTCAAATTTCGGGAATTGTAGATAAAATATTAGTTGAAGAAGGCGATGTTGTTAAAAAAGGTGATTTGATTGCTAAAATTAGAGTAGTACCTAATGAGCAAAGTTTAGTAAGTGCAAAGAGTAGAATAGCATCTTCAAGATTATCATTTGATAATACCAAGGTGTTATATGAAAGAAATAAAACGCTTTTTGAAAAAGGTGTTATTTCTCAACAGGATTTTGAAAATAGTGAATTATCATTTAATCAAGCAAAAGAATCTTTAGGACAAGCTCAGAACGATTATCAAATTATAAAACAAGGGTCTATTTCTGGCGGAAGTTCTGCAAATACTAATATTGTGGCCCAAATATCAGGAACTATTTTGGAAATTCCAGTTAGAGAAGGGGATCAAGTTATACAAAGTAACAACTTTAATGCAGGAACTACTATCGCAACCATTGCAGATATGAGTTTAATGATTTTTGAGGGTAAAGTTGATGAAGCCGAAGTTGGTAAACTTGAAGAAGGTAAAGATATTAAAGTGATATTAGGTGCCATAAATGATAAAGAGTTTCCAGCTAAATTAATCTTTGTCGCACCTAAAGGGATTGAAGAGAATGGTGCTGTACAGTTTACTATTAAAGCAAACGTTACTATAGATGCTTCAACAAATGTAAGAGCGGGCTATAGTGCCAATGCCGAAATAGATATTGAAAGTAAGGACAGTGTTTTTGCTATTAAAGAAGCTTTACTTCAATATAATAGAATAACCGAAAAACCTTTTGTTGAAGTACAAAAAGAAGAAGGGAAATACGAAAAAGTGAATGTAGAATTAGGCTTATCTGATGGGATTAATGTAGAAATAACAGAAGGCATTAAAGAAGGCGATAAAATAAAAGTGTGGAATAAAGCTTCAAAAGATAACGAAGATGAAGAAGAAAAATAA
- a CDS encoding ABC transporter permease produces MFDVDLWREIFQSINKNRTRSLLSGFTVAFAILLFTILFGIANGLKNTFKEAFIDDATNSIDIRSGRTTKASKGLQANRRIQFKNEDYNYIKDEFGNKVEFITGRIYKNVTASFRNEQNTYDLRAVHPDHQFLEKTKTYEGRYINQSDIKNKTKVVVIGRLVEEDLFLKTTALGKYVNLSGVLYKVVGVFADDGGDNEERRIYMPISTAQQVYGSNDYIDQINLTYNPEMNYDEALSFSNLITKKLKERFSVANSDQRAIRVRNMAEGTKAVGQMTFGLTVIILVIGFGTLIAGIVGVSNIMIFIVKERTKEIGIRKALGASPKSIVFIVLLESILITAIAGYVGLLLGVGVLELVGPSLETYFIKDPGVSNGLVIGATLTLIGAGTIAGYLPAKRASRIKPIVALRND; encoded by the coding sequence ATGTTTGATGTAGACCTTTGGAGGGAAATATTTCAAAGTATTAATAAAAATAGAACCAGAAGTTTATTATCTGGATTTACTGTAGCGTTTGCCATTTTGTTGTTTACTATTCTTTTTGGTATTGCCAATGGTTTAAAAAATACATTTAAAGAAGCTTTTATAGATGATGCTACAAACTCTATAGATATTCGATCTGGAAGAACAACTAAAGCTTCAAAAGGACTTCAGGCAAATAGACGCATACAATTTAAAAACGAAGACTATAATTACATAAAAGACGAATTTGGTAACAAAGTCGAGTTTATTACAGGTAGGATTTATAAAAATGTTACGGCATCTTTTAGAAATGAACAAAATACGTACGATTTAAGAGCCGTTCATCCCGATCATCAATTTTTAGAAAAAACTAAAACTTATGAAGGGCGTTATATCAATCAAAGTGACATTAAAAACAAAACAAAGGTTGTTGTTATAGGTCGATTAGTAGAAGAAGATTTGTTTTTAAAAACAACGGCATTAGGTAAATATGTAAATCTTAGTGGTGTACTATATAAAGTGGTAGGTGTTTTTGCTGATGATGGCGGTGATAATGAAGAACGAAGAATTTATATGCCAATAAGTACGGCACAGCAAGTTTATGGTAGTAATGATTATATCGATCAAATAAACCTGACCTATAATCCAGAAATGAATTATGATGAGGCTTTATCGTTTAGCAACCTGATTACAAAAAAACTGAAAGAGCGTTTTTCAGTGGCAAATTCCGATCAAAGAGCTATTAGAGTTCGTAATATGGCAGAAGGGACTAAAGCTGTTGGTCAAATGACTTTTGGATTAACGGTAATTATTCTAGTCATAGGTTTTGGAACATTAATAGCAGGTATCGTTGGTGTTAGTAACATTATGATTTTTATTGTAAAAGAGCGGACTAAAGAAATTGGTATCCGTAAAGCATTAGGGGCTTCTCCTAAATCTATTGTATTTATTGTTTTATTAGAATCTATTCTTATTACAGCTATAGCTGGTTATGTTGGTTTATTATTAGGAGTAGGTGTTTTGGAACTTGTAGGTCCTAGTTTAGAAACATATTTTATTAAAGACCCTGGTGTAAGTAATGGTTTGGTAATAGGAGCAACCCTTACCTTGATAGGAGCTGGAACTATCGCTGGCTATTTACCTGCAAAACGAGCATCGAGAATTAAACCTATTGTAGCACTAAGAAACGATTAA
- a CDS encoding SCO family protein: MSKKTNYSYIGIAFVILVFGIIFIPKIVDRITNGDVIRNESRSDFAEDKKTTRSDLSFIKINGEPKKVPAFSFTNQNGKIITNKDYEGKVYVVEFFFTTCPTICPRMNANLIQVQNTFKDFENFGVASFTINPDYDTPEVLKAYADKYGVTNPNWNLMSGDKEAIYKLSNTGFNIYVGEGDEAAGGFEHSGNFALIDKNGFIRSRKDDFGNPIIYYRGIASEDEKVDDDGETEQISALKEDIRKLLNE; encoded by the coding sequence ATGAGCAAAAAAACTAATTATTCGTATATAGGTATTGCCTTTGTTATTTTGGTTTTTGGAATTATTTTTATTCCAAAAATAGTGGATAGAATTACTAATGGAGATGTTATTAGAAATGAAAGTAGAAGCGATTTTGCTGAAGATAAAAAGACAACCCGTTCAGATTTGTCTTTTATTAAAATAAACGGTGAACCAAAAAAAGTTCCAGCATTTTCATTCACCAATCAAAATGGTAAAATCATTACCAATAAAGATTACGAAGGTAAAGTTTATGTTGTTGAATTCTTTTTTACAACATGCCCAACTATTTGTCCGCGTATGAATGCTAACCTTATTCAAGTTCAAAATACATTTAAAGATTTTGAAAATTTTGGTGTGGCATCTTTCACTATAAATCCAGATTATGATACTCCAGAAGTTCTCAAAGCTTACGCAGATAAGTACGGAGTAACAAATCCAAATTGGAATTTAATGAGTGGCGATAAAGAAGCTATTTATAAATTATCAAACACGGGTTTTAATATTTATGTGGGTGAAGGTGATGAAGCAGCTGGTGGTTTTGAGCATTCAGGAAATTTTGCTCTTATAGATAAAAATGGTTTTATACGTTCTAGAAAAGATGATTTTGGAAACCCAATTATTTACTATAGAGGTATTGCTTCAGAGGATGAAAAAGTTGATGATGATGGTGAAACAGAACAAATTAGTGCGTTAAAAGAAGATATAAGAAAATTGCTAAATGAGTAA
- the cyoE gene encoding heme o synthase yields the protein MRLALSVVFSSIAGYLLGVDTVDFKTLVLLAFGGYFMVGASNAFNQIIEKDLDALMDRTKNRPIPAGRMSVNTAFVIASIFTLLGIIILYTINKQTAMFGAISIFIYTCVYTPLKTKTPISVFVGAIPGAIPFMLGWVAATDNFGIEPGTLFALQFFWQFPHFWAIGWFLFEDYKKGGFFMLPTGKQDKGTAVQTMMYTIWTILVSIIPVFGFTGDLHLSIIAAILVFILGLGMLYYAIQLFKKMTEQAAKQLMLASVSYITLVQIVYVVDKFIS from the coding sequence ATGCGATTAGCATTAAGCGTTGTTTTTTCATCTATTGCAGGTTATTTGTTGGGTGTAGATACGGTTGACTTTAAAACTTTAGTACTATTAGCTTTTGGTGGCTATTTTATGGTAGGTGCTTCTAATGCATTCAATCAAATTATTGAAAAAGATTTAGATGCTTTAATGGATCGCACCAAAAACAGACCTATTCCTGCGGGACGTATGTCGGTAAACACCGCTTTTGTTATTGCTTCAATTTTTACATTATTAGGTATTATTATATTATATACTATTAATAAGCAAACAGCCATGTTTGGGGCTATTTCTATTTTTATATATACCTGTGTTTATACACCTTTAAAAACAAAAACACCTATTTCTGTATTTGTCGGTGCTATTCCTGGTGCTATACCGTTTATGTTAGGATGGGTAGCAGCGACTGATAATTTTGGAATAGAACCAGGAACCTTATTTGCATTACAGTTTTTTTGGCAGTTCCCTCATTTTTGGGCTATTGGCTGGTTTTTGTTTGAAGATTATAAAAAAGGTGGGTTTTTTATGCTACCTACGGGCAAACAAGATAAAGGAACAGCAGTGCAAACTATGATGTATACTATTTGGACCATACTGGTTTCTATTATTCCTGTATTTGGGTTTACTGGAGATTTACATCTTTCTATAATAGCGGCTATTTTAGTTTTTATATTAGGATTAGGCATGCTGTATTATGCGATTCAATTATTTAAAAAAATGACAGAACAGGCAGCTAAACAATTGATGTTGGCAAGTGTTTCTTATATAACACTTGTACAAATTGTTTATGTAGTCGATAAATTTATAAGTTAA
- a CDS encoding DUF420 domain-containing protein has translation MSKSKEILDEKKYNKLIVVLSVLIPVVVAVLFGVKIPNVEPLTFLPPIYASVNAITALVLVLAFIAIKNKKIILHKRLMTFAITLSVSFLIMYVAYHMTSDSTKFGGEGVAKYMYYFILLTHILLSIIVIPFVLITYVRAITNNIEKHKKIARITFPLWLYVAVTGVVVYIMISPYYA, from the coding sequence ATGAGTAAATCAAAAGAAATACTAGACGAAAAAAAATATAACAAACTTATTGTTGTATTATCTGTTTTAATCCCAGTAGTTGTTGCTGTTTTGTTTGGGGTTAAAATTCCAAATGTTGAACCTTTAACGTTTTTACCTCCAATATATGCTTCTGTAAATGCTATTACAGCATTGGTTTTAGTTTTGGCATTTATTGCAATTAAAAATAAAAAAATCATACTACATAAGCGACTAATGACTTTCGCTATCACATTATCTGTATCTTTTTTAATTATGTATGTAGCGTACCACATGACGAGCGATTCTACTAAGTTTGGAGGAGAAGGTGTTGCTAAATATATGTACTACTTTATTTTATTAACACATATATTGTTATCTATTATTGTAATTCCATTTGTGTTAATTACCTATGTAAGAGCTATTACTAATAATATAGAAAAACATAAAAAAATAGCTAGAATAACATTTCCGTTATGGCTTTATGTTGCTGTAACAGGTGTAGTTGTTTATATTATGATTTCTCCTTATTATGCTTAG
- a CDS encoding cytochrome C oxidase subunit IV family protein: MAHAHKLEIFRGLVKFKSNTQKIWGVLIFLTLVTAVEVVLGIYKPEVLMGNVLGMKALNWIFIILTLVKAYYITWDFMHMRDETKGLRRSVVWIAIFLVLYLIFILLQEGGYVFDVYDNGFIKRDF; the protein is encoded by the coding sequence ATGGCACACGCACATAAATTAGAAATATTTAGAGGTTTAGTTAAGTTTAAATCGAATACTCAAAAAATTTGGGGTGTTTTAATCTTTTTAACTTTAGTAACAGCTGTTGAAGTTGTACTTGGTATATATAAACCAGAAGTTTTAATGGGCAATGTTTTAGGAATGAAAGCTCTTAACTGGATTTTCATAATACTAACTTTAGTAAAGGCATACTATATTACTTGGGATTTCATGCACATGCGTGATGAAACTAAAGGATTAAGACGTTCTGTAGTATGGATCGCTATTTTCTTGGTTTTATATTTAATATTTATCTTATTACAAGAAGGAGGTTACGTTTTTGATGTATATGATAATGGATTTATTAAAAGAGATTTTTAA
- a CDS encoding ABC transporter permease — MFKFLFDIDTWQEVYDSFSKNKLRSILTMVGVWWGILLLIGLLGSARGLENSFNRLFGDFATNSVFIWGQSTGMPFKGFQEGKQVRLSLTDAKKVEDNVEGIEFVVPRNQNQATVIRNFSSSSFSINGDYPLLDQVQKKKLIHGRFINQNDIDNNKKVVVISEEAYKQLFEKDENPIGEYIQINKINFKVVGMFENGNENMGPTSNMHIPFTTFQQIYNQGDKIGWMMITGKPEYDIKQIENDAKLLLKNLNKIHPEDNRAFGSFNLGKEFAKMTGFLIGMQFLTWFVGIATLFAGVFAIGNILLITVKERTKEIGVRRALGATPFEIKRQIVVEAVFLTLVAGLVGIISGGWILIALDSAFGQGADAIIVNASVSISIVFIALIILVILGTLIGLIPAFKATSIKPIEALREE, encoded by the coding sequence ATGTTTAAATTTTTATTCGATATAGATACATGGCAAGAAGTTTATGATAGCTTTAGTAAAAACAAACTAAGGTCTATTTTAACCATGGTAGGTGTTTGGTGGGGCATTTTATTGTTGATAGGACTTTTGGGTTCAGCCAGAGGTTTAGAAAATTCATTTAATCGTTTGTTTGGTGATTTTGCAACGAATAGTGTGTTTATTTGGGGGCAAAGTACAGGTATGCCTTTTAAGGGTTTTCAAGAAGGAAAACAAGTAAGATTATCATTAACTGATGCTAAAAAAGTTGAAGACAATGTTGAGGGCATCGAATTTGTTGTACCAAGAAATCAGAACCAAGCTACTGTAATTAGAAATTTTTCGTCTAGTAGTTTTTCTATAAATGGCGACTACCCTTTGTTAGATCAGGTACAAAAGAAAAAATTAATTCACGGACGTTTTATAAATCAAAATGATATTGATAATAATAAAAAAGTAGTGGTCATATCTGAAGAAGCCTATAAACAACTTTTTGAAAAAGATGAAAACCCTATAGGTGAGTATATTCAAATTAATAAAATTAATTTCAAAGTTGTTGGTATGTTTGAAAATGGTAATGAGAATATGGGACCGACATCCAATATGCATATTCCGTTTACAACCTTTCAACAAATTTATAATCAAGGCGATAAAATTGGCTGGATGATGATTACTGGAAAACCAGAATACGATATCAAGCAAATTGAAAATGATGCTAAATTATTACTTAAAAATTTAAATAAAATTCACCCAGAGGATAATAGAGCTTTTGGAAGCTTTAATTTAGGTAAAGAGTTTGCTAAAATGACTGGATTTTTAATTGGTATGCAATTTTTAACATGGTTTGTAGGTATCGCAACCTTATTTGCAGGTGTATTTGCTATTGGAAATATTTTGCTTATCACTGTTAAAGAACGTACAAAAGAAATTGGAGTTAGACGTGCTTTAGGTGCAACACCTTTTGAAATAAAACGACAAATAGTTGTTGAAGCAGTGTTTTTAACTTTAGTAGCTGGTTTAGTTGGTATTATATCAGGAGGGTGGATTTTAATAGCTTTAGATAGTGCTTTCGGACAAGGGGCAGATGCTATTATAGTTAATGCTTCTGTATCTATATCCATCGTATTTATAGCATTAATCATATTAGTAATTCTGGGCACTTTAATAGGATTGATACCTGCATTTAAAGCCACAAGTATAAAACCCATAGAAGCATTAAGAGAAGAATAA
- a CDS encoding gliding motility protein RemB has product MRQYIVLLLLLVQYNIYAQSHSYYEKPPVFSNCENVVIDSLQNCFDNNVFTHIYENFKVPQKILNENYKGEVIVLFEVDTTGQFKVIYVDAMYNELKDEVKRVFSTFSKIQPATYNGRKTYKQYSIPVKIPLVNQTVVTQDLAKEKEVSKLEKQAKAEFDKVNDDLKVFENEAYNSQLNIQFTHSDYSRFDRQMNLIGTNSHTASKPFVYEAVSKYYDFKAEKQKLLKETDNWGGRKLWNEHLVQLQGKDYWFTIDPIFDLEVGKDTDANFSSTYNNTRGFLVQGGLGKKFNFYASVFESQGRFAKYVNEYAESLKAFGPDPAIIPGRGIAKRFKTDSYDYPVAEAYLSYAPAKFINVQFGHGKNFIGDGYRSLLLSDVASPHPFLKLNTKFWKIKYTNTWMWLKDVRPEVENGKAFLTKYIANHYLSWNVSKRLNIGLFESVLWTNNNDRGFDVNYLNPIIFYRAIEFETGQGAGNAILGASGKYKWNDNVNFYSQFILDEFSLSDIKGGEKSWKNKFGYQIGIKYFNAFKVDNLMLQFEYNRVRPFTYSHNTIVLNYAHNNQSMAHLWGANFSEAILIGRYNYKRWYADAKLIFGVRGLDFNDGTDNFSYGGDIYRDYNDRPFDTGVEVGQGIKTNIFNGNLQAGYMVNPASNLKIFTDITVRNFNPEATTTTTFKNNTVWFNFGIRTDLFNWYFDN; this is encoded by the coding sequence ATGAGGCAATACATTGTACTACTTCTACTTTTAGTTCAATACAATATTTATGCTCAAAGTCATTCGTATTACGAAAAACCACCAGTTTTTTCAAATTGTGAAAATGTAGTTATAGATTCTCTTCAAAATTGTTTTGATAATAATGTTTTCACTCATATTTATGAGAATTTTAAAGTACCTCAAAAGATTTTAAATGAAAATTACAAAGGAGAAGTTATTGTCCTTTTTGAAGTAGATACTACAGGACAATTTAAAGTGATTTACGTTGATGCGATGTATAATGAATTAAAGGACGAAGTAAAACGTGTTTTTTCAACCTTTTCAAAAATACAACCAGCGACTTACAATGGCAGAAAGACTTATAAACAGTATTCTATTCCTGTAAAAATACCTTTAGTAAACCAAACTGTGGTGACTCAGGATTTAGCAAAAGAAAAAGAAGTTTCGAAGTTAGAAAAGCAAGCAAAAGCAGAGTTTGATAAAGTGAACGATGATTTAAAAGTTTTTGAAAACGAAGCTTATAATAGTCAATTAAATATTCAGTTTACGCATAGTGATTATTCTAGATTTGATAGACAAATGAATCTTATTGGCACTAATAGTCATACGGCTTCTAAACCATTTGTTTATGAAGCAGTTTCAAAATATTACGATTTTAAAGCAGAAAAACAAAAATTACTAAAGGAAACTGATAATTGGGGAGGAAGAAAACTTTGGAATGAACACTTAGTACAATTACAAGGAAAAGACTATTGGTTTACTATCGATCCTATTTTCGATTTAGAAGTAGGTAAAGATACCGATGCCAATTTTAGTTCTACCTATAATAATACGAGAGGGTTTTTAGTGCAAGGTGGTTTGGGTAAAAAGTTTAATTTTTATGCATCGGTTTTTGAAAGTCAAGGGCGTTTTGCAAAATATGTAAACGAATATGCAGAAAGTTTAAAAGCTTTTGGTCCAGATCCAGCTATTATTCCAGGACGTGGTATTGCAAAACGATTTAAAACTGATTCTTATGATTATCCAGTGGCAGAAGCTTATTTGTCGTATGCGCCAGCTAAATTTATTAATGTCCAATTTGGACATGGTAAAAACTTTATTGGTGATGGATACAGATCGTTATTGTTAAGTGATGTGGCGAGTCCGCATCCATTTTTAAAATTGAACACCAAGTTTTGGAAAATAAAATATACCAATACATGGATGTGGTTAAAAGATGTAAGACCCGAAGTCGAAAATGGTAAAGCATTTTTAACAAAATATATTGCCAATCATTATTTAAGTTGGAATGTGTCTAAACGATTAAATATTGGTTTGTTTGAATCGGTGTTATGGACTAATAATAATGATAGAGGTTTTGATGTGAATTATTTAAACCCCATTATATTTTATAGAGCTATTGAGTTTGAAACAGGACAAGGTGCAGGAAATGCTATTTTAGGAGCTTCAGGGAAATATAAATGGAATGATAATGTGAATTTTTATAGTCAGTTTATTCTAGATGAATTTTCGTTAAGCGATATTAAAGGCGGAGAGAAAAGTTGGAAAAATAAGTTTGGATACCAAATAGGGATAAAATATTTTAATGCTTTTAAAGTTGATAATTTAATGCTTCAATTTGAGTATAATCGAGTACGGCCTTTTACATATTCTCATAATACTATTGTTTTAAATTATGCACATAATAATCAATCTATGGCACATTTATGGGGTGCTAATTTTAGCGAAGCTATATTGATAGGTCGTTACAATTATAAACGTTGGTATGCCGATGCGAAACTTATTTTTGGTGTTCGTGGTTTAGATTTTAATGATGGTACTGATAATTTTAGTTATGGCGGTGATATTTATAGAGATTATAATGATAGGCCTTTTGATACTGGCGTAGAAGTAGGACAAGGTATTAAAACCAATATATTTAACGGAAATTTACAAGCGGGTTATATGGTAAACCCTGCATCTAATTTAAAAATATTTACAGATATTACGGTTAGAAACTTTAATCCTGAAGCGACTACAACAACTACGTTTAAAAATAATACGGTTTGGTTTAATTTTGGAATTCGTACCGATTTATTTAATTGGTATTTTGATAATTAA
- a CDS encoding cytochrome c oxidase subunit 3, whose protein sequence is MDLTQGTQEEKNSRAKKMMLWFGIISLIMSFAGWTSAFVVSSSRPDWLKDFQLPNAFIISTVVIIISSFTFLLAKSALKKGNRNATTIWLVATLVLGIVFIFNQFSGFQQIIDLGYNFTGPTSNVTMSYIYLIALVHVLHVVVGLICLLVVIYNHFKQKYNTTKMLGLELAGTFWHFIDILWVYLFLFLYFVR, encoded by the coding sequence ATGGATTTAACTCAAGGTACTCAAGAAGAAAAAAATAGTAGAGCAAAAAAAATGATGCTTTGGTTTGGTATCATTTCACTTATTATGTCTTTTGCAGGATGGACGAGTGCTTTTGTAGTAAGTAGTTCTAGACCAGATTGGTTAAAAGATTTTCAATTGCCTAATGCATTTATAATTAGTACGGTTGTTATTATTATTAGCAGTTTTACTTTTTTATTAGCAAAATCAGCATTAAAAAAAGGAAACAGGAATGCCACAACTATCTGGTTAGTAGCGACACTCGTTTTAGGAATTGTTTTTATTTTTAATCAGTTTTCAGGGTTTCAACAAATCATAGATTTAGGGTATAATTTTACAGGTCCTACTAGCAATGTAACTATGTCTTACATCTATTTAATAGCTTTAGTGCATGTTTTGCACGTGGTTGTTGGTTTAATTTGTTTGTTGGTAGTAATTTATAATCATTTTAAACAGAAGTATAATACGACGAAGATGTTAGGCTTAGAATTAGCAGGAACATTTTGGCATTTTATAGATATTCTTTGGGTTTATCTCTTCCTATTTTTGTATTTTGTAAGATAG